The Aethina tumida isolate Nest 87 chromosome 6, icAetTumi1.1, whole genome shotgun sequence genome has a segment encoding these proteins:
- the LOC109601901 gene encoding uncharacterized protein LOC109601901 — protein sequence MSTQPLVLVLCLLLASTWAHELHSKHEVHQKHHARHGLRVHHYKHHSKHHGLMHHARHLNVSASVSVNVTINNGLVAILNGSSAIVIDANHSIGAVLDLSGKVGIVIDLANNITKKVGNSSLLPKAGESIKDLLSGLANGLKDLLDDAASTVVDLVDDVLNTVAKVLGDLLCGLSIALKDVKSLLINILNDLVKSLKVILQVAGDAVEVVVGGGILLVAGIMKAVADLLGAVVGGVAALVEAKLRLELGVILGAVNAVDRLVSILNSIIKSGLPLDILKDVLGSVEGVIKVLAGLAGGILDGAVDGLLVVAGVVVEVVEEGVSDGLEVVHELINVLAGAAKAISQPIDLNSALQPLEDLLKGLGGAASSVVSTLLSVVEGLLSGVLKVLGVALGDVLNLLKDVVSDVLTLVVKVLGLLSPVIDVARSIPALLAHLLGLLLSNLGHILLDVLVHGLDLAGDVVKTISNALNKLVSGAVGGLVSLLKGDLVQLLSKIPIVGPIVSALSNALSSIASVTSKSLSQLLAGANDVVQDIVGLLNSLLPVPLPLLGNGDHLKLEASIGLAAGVSGAESHLLANVTINV from the exons ATGTCAACCCAACCATTGGTACTTGTGCTGTGTCTTCTTCTGGCCTCCACCTGGGCCCACG AGTTACACTCGAAGCACGAGGTCCATCAAAAACACCACGCCAGACACGGCCTAAGAGTGCACCACTACAAGCACCACAGCAAGCACCATGGACTGATGCACCACGCCAGACACCTGAACGTGTCAGCATCAGTGTCAGTCAATGTAACCATCAACAACGGCTTGGTGGCCATCCTGAATGGCTCCTCGGCCATCGTGATCGACGCCAACCACTCCATCGGAGCCGTCCTCGACTTGTCCGGCAAAGTGGGCATCGTCATCGACCTCGCCAACAACATCACCAAGAAAGTGGGCAACTCCTCCTTGTTACCCAAAGCCGGTGAATCTATTAAAGACTTGTTGTCTGGCTTGGCCAACGGATTGAAAGATCTTTTGGACGACGCCGCCTCCACCGTCGTCGACTTGGTCGACGATGTATTGAACACCGTCGCCAAAGTCCTCGGTGATTTGTTGTGCGGATTGTCCATCGCCCTCAAGGACGTGAAGAGCTTGTTGATCAACATCTTGAACGACTTGGTTAAGTCCCTGAAGGTTATCTTGCAAGTCGCCGGTGATGCTGTCGAAGTTGTTGTTGGTGGAGGAATCCTCCTGGTTGCCGGCATTATGAAAGCAGTGGCTGACTTGCTTGGAGCCGTTGTTGGTGGCGTAGCCGCCTTGGTTGAAGCCAAACTGAGACTCGAACTGGGCGTCATCCTCGGCGCAGTCAACGCCGTTGACAGACTAGTTTCCATCCTTAACTCCATCATCAAATCTGGCTTGCCCCTGGACATCTTGAAGGATGTTTTGGGCTCAGTTGAAGGCGTCATCAAAGTGCTCGCCGGTCTGGCCGGAGGCATCCTGGATGGAGCCGTCGATGGTCTCCTGGTGGTTGCCGGTGTGGTTGTCGAAGTAGTGGAGGAAGGCGTCAGTGACGGTTTGGAAGTTGTGCACGAACTCATCAACGTGTTGGCCGGAGCCGCCAAGGCTATCAGCCAACCCATCGACTTGAACTCAGCTCTGCAACCTCTGGAAGATTTGCTGAAAGGTTTGGGAGGCGCCGCCTCTTCAGTCGTGTCCACCTTGCTGTCTGTGGTCGAAGGTTTGCTCAGCGGTGTCCTTAAAGTACTCGGAGTAGCCCTCGGTGATGTCCTCAACCTCCTCAAGGATGTAGTCTCTGACGTCTTGACATTGGTGGTGAAGGTTTTGGGTCTGTTGTCCCCAGTCATCGACGTAGCACGTTCAATTCCTGCCCTCCTCGCCCACTTGTTGGGACTTCTGCTCAGCAACTTGGGTCACATTCTCTTGGATGTTCTCGTTCACGGTTTGGACCTGGCCGGTGACGTTGTCAAGACCATCTCCAACGCCCTCAACAAGTTGGTATCCGGAGCTGTGGGTGGACTGGTATCCTTGCTCAAAGGCGACCTCGTCCAACTTCTTTCCAAGATTCCAATCGTTGGACCCATTGTCAGTGCCCTCAGCAACGCCCTTTCCAGCATCGCCAGCGTCACCAGCAAGTCCCTCAGCCAACTCTTGGCTGGAGCCAACGACGTCGTCCAAGATATTGTGGGATTGCTCAACAGCCTTCTCCCAGTTCCTCTGCCACTTTTGGGCAACGGTGATCACTTGAAGCTGGAAGCTTCCATCGGTTTGGCTGCAGGCGTCTCCGGAGCCGAGTCCCACCTCCTCGCCAACGTCACAATCAACGTCTGA